From Zhongshania aliphaticivorans, one genomic window encodes:
- a CDS encoding acetolactate synthase 3 large subunit, whose protein sequence is MELLSGGEMIARAMEDEGVEFIFGYPGGAVLHIYDALFKSCKVPHILVRHEQAATHAADGYARATGKPGVVLVTSGPGATNAITGIATAYMDSIPMVVLSGQVATHLIGEDAFQETDMVGISRPIVKHSFQVTRTEDIPEIIKKAFYIATTGRPGPVVVDLPKDLTNPHDKFEYNYPKKVKLRSYTPATRGHSGQIKKAASLLLSAKRPIIYAGGGVVQGNASEQLRVLARELNFPVTHTLMGLGAYPASDRQFVGMLGMHGFYEANNAMHHSDVILAVGARFDDRVTNTTGKFCPGAKIVHIDIDPAAISKTIAADVPIVGPVDSVLNDLLAVIHEMRAADKTLPDKEALKHWWNQIDEWRDTHGLWVRPQYDITTPFIKPQQVIETLCKVTHGKAYVASDVGQHQMFAAQYYKFDEPRRWLNSGGLGTMGFGLPAAMGAKLAFPDADVACVTGEGSIQMNIQELSTCAQYKIPVKIISLYNGYLGMVKQWQDMQYDGRYSESVYENSLPDFIKLAEAYGHVGIKVTQLSDLEEAMKEAFARKNDLVFMDIHVDPHEHVYPMHVAPNGSMRDMWLSKTERT, encoded by the coding sequence GTGGAATTGTTATCTGGCGGCGAAATGATCGCACGTGCCATGGAAGACGAGGGTGTTGAATTCATCTTTGGCTATCCAGGTGGTGCCGTACTGCATATTTACGATGCTTTATTTAAAAGCTGCAAGGTGCCGCATATTTTGGTGCGTCACGAACAAGCGGCGACGCATGCGGCTGACGGCTATGCCCGCGCTACCGGTAAGCCCGGTGTGGTGCTGGTCACTTCTGGCCCCGGTGCTACCAATGCCATTACGGGTATCGCTACGGCGTATATGGACTCCATTCCAATGGTGGTCTTGTCAGGTCAGGTCGCCACGCACCTAATTGGTGAAGACGCCTTCCAAGAAACGGATATGGTGGGGATCTCTCGGCCTATCGTTAAGCACAGTTTTCAGGTCACGCGCACCGAAGATATTCCTGAGATCATTAAAAAGGCATTTTATATCGCCACTACCGGTCGTCCCGGTCCGGTGGTTGTCGATTTGCCTAAGGATTTAACGAATCCCCACGACAAGTTTGAATACAACTACCCCAAAAAGGTCAAGCTGCGTTCTTACACGCCAGCCACCCGGGGGCACTCTGGGCAGATTAAAAAGGCGGCGAGTTTGCTGTTGTCTGCCAAGCGCCCAATCATTTATGCCGGTGGCGGTGTTGTGCAGGGCAATGCCTCTGAGCAATTGCGGGTCTTGGCGCGGGAATTGAACTTCCCGGTAACCCATACCCTGATGGGGTTGGGTGCGTATCCTGCGAGTGACCGCCAGTTTGTTGGTATGTTGGGTATGCATGGCTTTTACGAGGCCAATAACGCCATGCATCACAGCGATGTGATTTTGGCGGTTGGCGCGCGGTTTGACGACCGGGTCACCAATACTACTGGCAAGTTCTGCCCCGGTGCCAAAATCGTTCATATTGACATTGACCCTGCGGCGATCTCTAAAACCATTGCCGCCGACGTGCCAATTGTTGGTCCCGTCGATTCAGTGTTGAACGATTTGCTGGCCGTTATTCACGAAATGCGTGCGGCCGATAAAACCCTGCCAGACAAAGAAGCCCTTAAACACTGGTGGAATCAAATCGACGAGTGGCGTGACACCCACGGCCTGTGGGTTCGCCCCCAGTACGACATCACTACGCCGTTTATTAAGCCTCAGCAGGTTATTGAAACTCTGTGCAAGGTCACTCACGGAAAGGCATACGTCGCGTCAGACGTTGGTCAGCACCAGATGTTTGCCGCCCAGTACTACAAATTCGATGAGCCGCGCCGCTGGTTGAACTCCGGTGGTCTCGGCACCATGGGCTTTGGTTTGCCTGCGGCGATGGGTGCCAAACTGGCGTTCCCAGATGCAGACGTTGCCTGCGTGACCGGTGAAGGCAGTATTCAGATGAATATTCAGGAGCTGTCGACCTGCGCCCAATACAAGATACCGGTGAAAATCATTAGCTTGTATAACGGCTACTTAGGCATGGTAAAGCAGTGGCAAGACATGCAATACGACGGTCGCTACTCCGAGAGCGTTTACGAAAATTCACTGCCTGACTTTATTAAACTAGCCGAAGCCTATGGTCATGTTGGCATTAAAGTTACCCAGTTAAGCGATTTGGAAGAGGCAATGAAAGAAGCCTTTGCCCGTAAAAATGATCTGGTGTTTATGGATATTCACGTAGACCCCCACGAGCACGTATACCCAATGCATGTCGCTCCTAATGGCAGCATGCGTGATATGTGGCTGAGCAAAACGGAGCGGACATGA
- a CDS encoding DUF4124 domain-containing protein — MNKTLLIVSLFSTLAVVSLSSYADKSGYYRWSDDEGKIHFTQQPPNGRASVFIKTSSGTSLDSDVSTSESSAELADNGDETIPEKMEVLPPKNPELCTKAKANMQSLAANGARIRISNADGSSRFLNSEEINEQKNRAQEVIKIHCN; from the coding sequence ATGAATAAGACACTATTGATCGTCAGCCTATTTAGTACCCTCGCCGTGGTGAGCTTAAGCAGCTATGCGGACAAGAGCGGCTACTACCGCTGGAGCGATGACGAGGGCAAAATCCACTTTACCCAACAGCCGCCAAATGGCCGGGCATCGGTTTTCATTAAAACCTCGAGCGGGACCAGCTTAGACAGCGATGTTAGCACCAGCGAGAGCAGTGCTGAGCTTGCAGACAATGGCGACGAGACGATACCTGAAAAAATGGAAGTGCTGCCGCCCAAAAACCCAGAGTTGTGCACTAAAGCCAAGGCTAATATGCAGTCGCTTGCCGCCAACGGCGCCCGCATTCGCATCAGCAATGCCGACGGTAGCAGCCGGTTTTTGAATAGCGAAGAAATAAACGAGCAGAAGAATCGCGCCCAAGAGGTTATCAAGATTCACTGCAACTAG
- a CDS encoding HupE/UreJ family protein, giving the protein MRLILLLLSVCFSVSALAHKASDSFIYVHADQIRLDIALQDIQRLHNVDLNRDQSLSWGELQASASPLRALLRSNISLTQGDADCPLLFRLDGLSQHSDGAYAVWMLDSPCLHKNGPLQLSYTLLFELDPLHRALLAANVGSAGNLLPMASDAPDDHVQLSVLSPAHNSAVLGEVNALDTALKFGWEGVVHLLIGYDHLMFLLALLLPATRRHGQSTLRGAFTDVAWVVTMFTLAHSLTLVCASLGWLSLPSKPVEIGIALSISLAAALLLLDVNSRIQRRLAMAVGLLHGLGFAGVLAGMLSTSPMKLVALGSFNLGIEFAQLVLVLLVLPLLYSLAASRIYQRYLLPFAALGLALSGLFMAWQRL; this is encoded by the coding sequence ATGCGCCTAATTCTTCTGCTGTTAAGCGTTTGCTTTTCAGTGTCCGCGCTGGCGCATAAGGCCAGTGACAGTTTTATTTATGTGCACGCAGATCAAATTCGGCTGGATATTGCATTGCAAGATATACAGCGCCTGCACAATGTTGACCTAAATCGCGACCAATCGCTGAGTTGGGGTGAGCTGCAGGCCAGCGCATCGCCGCTGCGCGCACTGTTGCGCAGCAATATTAGTTTGACGCAGGGTGATGCAGATTGCCCTTTATTATTTCGTTTAGACGGACTGAGCCAGCACAGTGATGGCGCTTACGCGGTATGGATGCTGGATTCACCTTGTTTGCACAAAAATGGCCCCCTGCAACTTTCCTACACTTTGCTTTTTGAACTTGATCCTCTGCATCGCGCGCTATTAGCGGCGAACGTAGGATCAGCTGGAAATTTGCTGCCGATGGCTAGCGATGCCCCCGACGATCACGTGCAATTAAGTGTGCTGTCGCCGGCGCACAATAGTGCGGTACTGGGTGAGGTAAATGCCTTAGATACCGCCTTGAAATTTGGCTGGGAAGGGGTGGTACATCTGTTGATCGGCTACGATCACCTCATGTTTCTCTTGGCCTTATTGCTCCCGGCAACGCGTCGTCATGGACAGAGCACCTTGCGAGGCGCGTTTACTGATGTGGCGTGGGTGGTCACTATGTTTACCTTGGCACACAGCCTCACTTTGGTGTGTGCGAGCTTGGGCTGGCTTAGTTTACCGTCCAAGCCCGTCGAGATTGGCATTGCGCTGTCAATTAGTCTTGCCGCTGCACTGTTGTTGCTGGATGTAAACAGTCGTATTCAGCGGCGCTTGGCGATGGCAGTTGGTTTGTTACACGGCTTGGGTTTTGCAGGGGTGTTGGCGGGAATGTTGTCGACCAGCCCAATGAAACTAGTGGCGCTGGGGAGCTTTAATCTTGGTATTGAGTTCGCGCAGCTGGTGCTGGTATTGCTGGTTTTGCCCCTACTCTACAGCTTGGCTGCGAGCCGTATTTATCAGCGCTACCTACTGCCATTTGCGGCCTTAGGTTTAGCGCTTAGCGGCTTATTTATGGCATGGCAGCGCCTATAA
- a CDS encoding DUF4331 domain-containing protein, translating to MKYITQRSSQRGLLALSVLSAAILSQYAMASSHREAPFIAGSPKVDGTDFYMFRSYEANRGDYVTLIANYQPLQDAYGGPNYFTMDPTALYEIHIDNNGDAVEDLTFQFKFNNAYGQANAAGLITNGEIETGNGGVQVPLSAVGGGSGSTPGFLNVVETYSVNVVSGDRRSGTSSAVSMAGGGTTFTKPVDNIGNKTIPDYAGYAAQYVYDIAVPGCTGQGRLFVGQRREGFVVNLGEIFDQVNLNPLGARDSRSNTIADKNVTSLALELPISCVTAGSDPVIGAWTTASKRQGRILNPDPAGPVANDAGQGPSIEGGAWTQVSRLGSPLVNEVVIGITDKDKFNASEPKDDVANFASYVLYPTLPTLVEVLFGVPAPMPEGGRTDLLAAFVTGVTTGANDTPANFKFTSPANLTTPGEMLRMNTAIAPVVPGAEGYSDLGFLGCDLAGFPNGRRVSDDVVDIALTVAEGALLGANGLQTCDLSGSSPVVANPGQVVNDGALPDPAEYSTSFPYLATPIAGAVSAN from the coding sequence ATGAAATACATTACTCAGCGATCCTCACAGCGAGGGCTACTGGCTCTATCTGTGCTTAGCGCAGCCATTCTCAGTCAGTATGCGATGGCATCCAGCCACCGCGAAGCGCCTTTTATTGCCGGTTCGCCGAAAGTAGACGGCACCGACTTTTACATGTTCCGTAGTTATGAAGCGAATCGTGGTGATTACGTCACCCTGATTGCGAATTACCAGCCCCTGCAAGACGCCTACGGCGGCCCCAATTACTTCACTATGGACCCCACCGCGCTTTACGAAATACATATCGACAATAATGGCGACGCGGTTGAAGACCTTACTTTTCAATTTAAATTTAACAATGCCTATGGTCAGGCCAACGCGGCGGGTTTAATCACTAATGGCGAAATTGAAACGGGCAATGGCGGCGTGCAAGTGCCCTTGTCAGCAGTGGGCGGCGGTAGTGGTAGCACCCCTGGCTTTTTGAATGTAGTCGAAACCTATTCGGTTAACGTGGTCAGCGGTGATCGCCGCAGCGGAACGAGCAGTGCGGTAAGTATGGCGGGCGGTGGGACTACGTTCACCAAGCCAGTTGATAATATTGGTAATAAAACGATTCCAGATTATGCCGGTTATGCCGCGCAGTATGTCTACGATATTGCTGTGCCTGGCTGTACCGGCCAAGGCCGCTTGTTTGTTGGTCAGCGTCGTGAAGGCTTTGTGGTGAATTTGGGTGAGATTTTCGACCAAGTAAACCTGAATCCGCTGGGCGCGCGGGACTCCCGCAGCAATACCATTGCCGATAAAAACGTGACGTCGCTGGCATTGGAACTACCTATTAGCTGTGTGACCGCCGGTAGCGATCCGGTTATTGGCGCGTGGACAACGGCAAGCAAGCGTCAAGGTCGTATCCTCAATCCTGATCCCGCAGGTCCGGTAGCCAATGACGCTGGTCAGGGCCCGAGCATTGAAGGTGGCGCATGGACTCAGGTATCGCGTTTGGGCAGTCCACTGGTGAACGAAGTGGTTATCGGTATTACGGATAAAGACAAATTTAATGCTAGCGAGCCGAAAGACGATGTGGCGAATTTTGCCAGCTACGTGCTTTACCCAACCCTGCCAACATTAGTTGAGGTGTTGTTTGGCGTGCCCGCGCCAATGCCAGAGGGCGGCCGTACCGACCTGCTTGCGGCATTTGTAACTGGCGTGACCACTGGCGCTAATGACACCCCAGCAAACTTCAAATTTACCTCACCGGCAAATTTGACCACGCCGGGTGAAATGCTGCGTATGAACACGGCAATTGCGCCGGTTGTTCCTGGTGCAGAAGGCTATAGCGATCTGGGCTTTTTGGGTTGCGATTTGGCAGGTTTCCCCAATGGTCGTCGGGTAAGCGATGATGTGGTCGATATTGCGCTCACTGTAGCGGAAGGGGCATTACTCGGTGCGAATGGTCTGCAAACCTGTGATCTAAGCGGTAGCTCGCCAGTGGTGGCTAATCCTGGTCAGGTGGTTAATGACGGCGCACTTCCTGATCCGGCTGAGTACTCCACTAGCTTCCCGTATTTAGCTACGCCAATTGCTGGCGCAGTATCTGCCAACTAA